A stretch of the Sulfuritortus calidifontis genome encodes the following:
- the acpP gene encoding acyl carrier protein — MSDIEQRVKKIVAEQLGVNEADVKQESSFVNDLGADSLDTVELVMALEEEFECEIPDEEAEKITTVQQAVDYINAHK; from the coding sequence ATGAGCGATATCGAGCAGCGCGTCAAGAAAATCGTCGCCGAGCAACTGGGCGTCAACGAAGCCGATGTGAAACAGGAGTCGTCCTTCGTCAACGACCTGGGCGCCGATTCCCTGGACACGGTTGAGCTGGTCATGGCCCTGGAAGAGGAATTCGAGTGCGAAATCCCCGACGAGGAAGCCGAGAAGATCACCACCGTGCAGCAGGCTGTTGATTACATCAACGCGCACAAGTAA